One region of Triticum aestivum cultivar Chinese Spring chromosome 6B, IWGSC CS RefSeq v2.1, whole genome shotgun sequence genomic DNA includes:
- the LOC123133695 gene encoding protein RESPONSE TO LOW SULFUR 1, translated as MAPSITIAAAPPASGWKSGRKAVAAPAEGEAEAEALLLRRRNAELEREVALLRAELEAARLRAEAAEEAEERLCAQLGEAECEALELARAYQGHVQELARELAAARSS; from the coding sequence ATGGCGCCGTCCATCACCattgccgccgcgccgccggcctcTGGCTGGAAGAGCGGCCGGAAGGccgtggcggcgccggcggagggcgaggcggaggcggaggcgctgcTGCTGCGTCGCCGGAACGCCGAGCTGGAGCGGGAGGTGGCGCTGCTGCGGGCGGAGCTGGAGGCCGCGCGGCTGCGCGCcgaggccgcggaggaggccgagGAGCGGCTGTGCGCGCAGCTCGGCGAGGCCGAGTGCGAGGCCCTCGAGCTCGCGCGCGCGTACCAGGGCCACGTCCAGGAGCTCGCGCGGGAGCTCGCCGCCGCACGCAGCAGCTAG